From a region of the Streptomyces caniferus genome:
- a CDS encoding monovalent cation/H+ antiporter complex subunit F — MNGWIVAATALLVCGVAPAACGAATGPVRRRVPAQNLATTLLSLVFLLLAQGYGRPAYTDPALVLSVLGPAGTLLAVRLLADRLADRPPRPRTLLALTALTYAAVPAVVLPLCVATGPGRALVKLLVIGVLLVLGSRVAARAVTAAVTTGHGRTGPAEGMSDG; from the coding sequence GTGAACGGCTGGATCGTCGCGGCCACCGCGCTGCTGGTGTGCGGGGTGGCTCCGGCCGCCTGCGGGGCCGCCACCGGTCCGGTCCGGCGGCGGGTGCCCGCACAGAACCTGGCCACCACGCTTCTCAGCCTGGTCTTCCTGCTGCTGGCCCAGGGGTACGGACGCCCGGCGTACACCGATCCGGCGCTGGTGCTCTCGGTGCTGGGGCCGGCCGGCACGCTGCTGGCCGTGCGGCTGCTCGCCGACCGGCTGGCGGACCGCCCGCCGCGGCCGCGCACCCTGCTCGCGCTCACCGCGCTCACCTATGCCGCCGTCCCCGCGGTGGTGCTGCCGCTCTGCGTGGCCACGGGCCCCGGCAGGGCACTGGTGAAACTGCTGGTCATCGGCGTGCTGTTGGTCCTGGGCAGCCGGGTCGCCGCCCGCGCGGTGACCGCCGCCGTCACCACGGGGCACGGCCGGACCGGGCCGGCGGAGGGGATGTCCGATGGCTGA
- a CDS encoding Na(+)/H(+) antiporter subunit B: MADEVPALLGLLLVAAAGTATVLVRDPVRQSFLLSLLGLSLATVFLLLQAPDVALSQLAVGSVLTPLMVLLSVRKVRRKARSERREEHE, translated from the coding sequence ATGGCTGACGAGGTGCCGGCGCTGCTCGGCCTGCTGCTGGTGGCCGCGGCCGGAACCGCCACCGTCCTGGTGCGCGACCCGGTCCGGCAGTCGTTCCTGCTGTCCCTGCTCGGCCTGTCGCTGGCCACGGTCTTCCTGCTGCTGCAGGCCCCCGATGTGGCGCTGTCCCAGCTGGCGGTGGGCTCCGTGCTGACGCCCCTGATGGTGCTGTTGTCCGTGCGCAAGGTGCGGCGCAAGGCGCGCAGCGAGCGCCGGGAGGAGCACGAATGA
- a CDS encoding MnhB domain-containing protein: MSRRLRLWVLAVGGLGVAVLLLVACFGLPAFGGTWHPYGDRAVHAALARHTANTISSVNFDQRAFDTLGEESILFGAVLGTVVLLRQTRDEERQPPEPVPVAPPVRRYALLALPVTLLIGLYVIAHGQLSPGGGFQGGVVVATSLHLLYIAVDYRALERIRPVGTYEVADAAGEAAYLLVGAAALLTGAAFLANFLPYGTFNTLSSGGTVPLLNAAIGVEVACGVVVLLARFLDQAVEIESDDRDDGAEART, from the coding sequence ATGAGCAGGAGGCTGCGGCTGTGGGTGCTGGCCGTCGGCGGCCTGGGCGTGGCCGTGCTGTTGCTCGTGGCCTGCTTCGGGCTGCCGGCGTTCGGCGGCACCTGGCATCCGTACGGCGACCGGGCCGTGCATGCCGCGCTCGCCCGGCACACCGCCAACACCATCTCCTCCGTCAACTTCGACCAGCGCGCCTTCGACACCCTCGGCGAGGAGTCCATCCTGTTCGGCGCGGTCCTGGGCACCGTGGTCCTGCTGCGGCAGACCCGCGACGAGGAGCGGCAGCCGCCGGAGCCGGTGCCGGTCGCGCCGCCGGTACGCCGCTATGCGCTGCTCGCGCTGCCCGTCACCCTGCTCATCGGCCTGTACGTCATCGCGCACGGCCAGCTCAGTCCCGGCGGCGGCTTCCAGGGCGGGGTGGTGGTCGCCACCTCGCTGCATCTGCTCTACATCGCCGTGGACTACCGGGCGCTGGAGCGGATCAGACCGGTCGGCACGTACGAGGTGGCGGATGCCGCGGGCGAGGCCGCCTATCTGCTGGTGGGTGCGGCCGCGCTGCTGACCGGGGCAGCGTTCCTGGCCAACTTCCTTCCCTACGGCACCTTCAACACCCTCTCCTCCGGGGGCACGGTTCCGCTGCTGAACGCCGCCATCGGCGTGGAGGTGGCATGCGGGGTGGTCGTCCTGCTGGCCCGTTTCCTGGACCAGGCCGTGGAGATCGAGAGCGACGACCGGGACGACGGAGCGGAGGCCAGGACGTGA
- a CDS encoding sodium:proton antiporter — MSVLPYVSAAWLFLIGCYGLATSRNLIHAVGCLAVCQSATYVLLLTIGYRAGGTAPVFSDIAPGSRPVVDPVVQALTLTDIVIGATVTALLLSLVIQVAKRHRTVDPDELSELRG; from the coding sequence GTGAGTGTGCTGCCGTATGTGAGCGCGGCATGGCTGTTCCTGATCGGCTGTTACGGGCTGGCGACCAGCCGCAACCTCATCCACGCCGTGGGCTGCCTCGCCGTCTGCCAGTCCGCCACCTACGTCCTGCTGCTCACCATCGGGTACCGGGCCGGCGGCACCGCACCGGTCTTCTCCGACATCGCACCGGGCTCGCGCCCCGTCGTGGACCCCGTCGTCCAGGCCCTCACCCTCACGGACATCGTCATCGGGGCGACCGTCACCGCGCTGCTGCTCTCCCTGGTCATCCAGGTCGCCAAACGCCACCGGACCGTGGACCCGGACGAACTCTCGGAGCTGCGGGGGTGA
- a CDS encoding complex I subunit 5 family protein, with protein MTVAQTLPLIVAVPLFGAAVLVGAGRRLPRYAAEVLGCLFAAAAATLALYASAAMPSSTARPVEWLGGWRPHGGAGVGIVLVGDRIGLGLAALVSLLVPAALAYAWRYFDEPPRRHAGSFPALVLLFQAGMCGFALTGDLFNAFVFFELMGVVAYALTGYRVEEARAVQGALVFGIVNSLGAYATLLGIGLLYARTGELGLAQIGAALDAHPGGPDGLVISAFVLVVTGLLVKAAAVPFHFWLADAHAVAPTPVCMLLSGVMVELGLYGTARVYWTVFAGPGGIPAPDAHRALLVLGVLTAVLGAVMCWQQRHLKRLLAYSTVAHTGLFLVGLAVLAPQGLGGVVLYVLAHAGVKAALFACVGILLDRFGSVDELQLHGKGRELPWAGALFGIGGLALAGLPPFGTALGKAVIEEAAGGWATALCVLVSAVTGGAVLRAGARVFLGLGPVPEGPARESRPAADAEETTGEAEEPETRGGRLSRVPDSMLVVPTVLLAGALAVGLVPALRTGVGRAADAFTDHAGYLGAVLYGRAAEPAPTPPPHWALSGVLWGLLATASAAACALLAVRRPVRQEPARRADPLRRLHSGHVGDYVAWFLAGVTLLAALVV; from the coding sequence GTGACCGTCGCACAGACCCTGCCGCTGATCGTGGCCGTTCCGCTGTTCGGCGCGGCGGTGCTGGTCGGCGCGGGCCGGCGGCTGCCCCGGTACGCGGCGGAGGTGCTGGGCTGCCTGTTCGCCGCGGCCGCCGCGACGCTCGCCCTGTACGCGTCGGCCGCCATGCCGTCGTCCACCGCACGTCCCGTGGAGTGGCTGGGCGGCTGGCGGCCGCACGGCGGGGCGGGTGTGGGCATCGTGCTGGTCGGCGACCGCATCGGCCTCGGCCTGGCCGCGCTGGTCTCGCTCCTGGTGCCCGCCGCCCTCGCCTACGCCTGGCGCTACTTCGACGAACCGCCCCGGCGCCACGCGGGCTCCTTCCCCGCCCTGGTGCTGCTCTTCCAGGCGGGCATGTGCGGTTTCGCGCTCACCGGGGACCTCTTCAACGCCTTCGTCTTCTTCGAGCTGATGGGCGTCGTCGCCTACGCACTGACCGGCTACCGCGTCGAGGAGGCGCGCGCCGTCCAAGGGGCGCTGGTGTTCGGCATCGTCAACTCCCTGGGCGCCTACGCCACCTTGCTGGGCATCGGCCTGCTCTACGCCCGGACCGGTGAGCTCGGCCTCGCCCAGATCGGCGCCGCCCTCGACGCGCACCCCGGCGGCCCGGACGGACTGGTGATCTCCGCGTTCGTCCTCGTCGTCACCGGTCTGCTGGTCAAGGCCGCCGCGGTGCCGTTCCACTTCTGGCTCGCCGATGCGCATGCGGTGGCGCCCACACCGGTGTGCATGCTGCTGTCCGGGGTCATGGTCGAACTGGGCCTGTACGGCACGGCCCGTGTCTACTGGACGGTCTTCGCGGGCCCCGGCGGCATCCCGGCGCCGGACGCGCACCGGGCGCTGCTGGTCCTGGGCGTGCTGACCGCCGTGCTGGGTGCGGTGATGTGCTGGCAGCAGCGCCATCTCAAGCGGCTGCTCGCCTACTCCACCGTCGCGCACACCGGGCTGTTCCTCGTGGGCCTCGCGGTGCTCGCCCCGCAGGGGCTCGGCGGTGTCGTCCTGTACGTGCTGGCGCATGCCGGGGTGAAGGCCGCCCTGTTCGCCTGCGTGGGCATCCTCCTCGACCGGTTCGGCAGCGTCGACGAGCTCCAGCTGCACGGCAAGGGACGTGAACTCCCCTGGGCGGGCGCGTTGTTCGGCATCGGCGGGCTGGCGCTCGCCGGGCTGCCGCCGTTCGGCACCGCGCTGGGCAAGGCCGTCATCGAGGAGGCGGCGGGCGGCTGGGCGACGGCGCTGTGCGTCCTGGTCTCGGCGGTGACCGGGGGCGCGGTGCTACGGGCCGGGGCGCGGGTGTTCCTGGGGCTGGGGCCGGTTCCCGAGGGCCCCGCCCGGGAGTCCCGCCCGGCGGCGGACGCCGAGGAGACGACCGGGGAGGCGGAGGAGCCGGAGACCCGCGGCGGGCGGCTGTCCCGCGTCCCGGACAGCATGCTCGTCGTGCCCACGGTCCTGCTCGCCGGGGCGCTGGCGGTGGGGCTGGTCCCGGCCCTGCGCACGGGGGTCGGCCGGGCCGCCGACGCCTTCACCGACCACGCCGGCTACCTCGGGGCCGTCCTGTACGGCAGGGCGGCGGAGCCCGCGCCCACTCCCCCGCCGCACTGGGCCCTCTCCGGTGTGCTGTGGGGCCTGCTGGCCACCGCGTCGGCCGCGGCCTGCGCCCTCCTGGCCGTGCGGCGGCCCGTTCGCCAGGAACCGGCACGCCGGGCCGACCCGCTGCGCCGACTGCACTCCGGTCATGTGGGCGACTATGTCGCGTGGTTCCTGGCCGGGGTCACCTTGCTGGCGGCGTTGGTCGTATGA
- a CDS encoding endonuclease has translation MSPRGGQRGLAHTLLERHGETFAAQSGIRLRNTPQPLYQVLVLAGLLSARIRASVAVASARALFDAGMRTPRRMTEATWQQRVDALGEGGYRRYDERTATQLGDGAALLVDAYGGDLRRMREEADGDTDALRRALRKVPGLGPAGCDIFLREVQGVWPELAPYLDAKAVQGAERLGLPGEARKLARLVGPDDAAAFASGLVRAALDRSVVDDVQEAADA, from the coding sequence ATGAGCCCCCGCGGCGGACAGCGGGGCCTCGCGCACACCCTGCTGGAGCGGCACGGGGAGACCTTTGCGGCACAGAGCGGGATCCGGCTGCGGAACACACCGCAGCCGCTGTACCAGGTGCTGGTGCTGGCCGGTCTGCTCAGCGCGCGGATCCGTGCGTCCGTGGCGGTCGCGTCCGCGCGTGCCCTGTTCGACGCGGGGATGCGCACCCCGCGGCGGATGACGGAGGCGACCTGGCAGCAACGGGTCGACGCCCTGGGAGAGGGCGGCTACCGGCGCTACGACGAACGCACCGCCACCCAGCTCGGCGACGGCGCCGCACTGCTGGTGGACGCGTACGGCGGCGATCTGCGGCGGATGCGGGAAGAGGCCGACGGCGACACCGATGCGCTGCGCCGCGCACTGCGGAAGGTGCCGGGGCTGGGTCCCGCGGGCTGTGACATCTTTCTGCGCGAGGTACAGGGCGTCTGGCCCGAACTCGCCCCGTACCTCGATGCCAAGGCCGTCCAGGGCGCGGAGCGGCTGGGCCTGCCGGGCGAGGCCCGCAAGCTGGCCCGGCTGGTCGGGCCGGACGATGCCGCCGCCTTCGCCTCGGGCCTGGTGCGCGCGGCGCTCGACCGGTCCGTCGTCGATGACGTACAGGAGGCGGCGGACGCCTGA
- a CDS encoding cation diffusion facilitator family transporter, with protein MSRHAESAHHSTGRHATGRPDEDGTGDEAGNGNGDNGQEDARTAVTVFVALGANLVIALAKLLGGLFTGSPALLSEAAHSVADSLNEIFLLASLKRSRRAPDSKHPFGYGKERYFWSLLAAVGIFVMGGCFSVFQGIEALRSDHAETRTGYVVGLIVLAVALIAEGSSLVRALLQVRGRARQAGHGMRKAIRSADDPALRTVLAEDSTACFGVVVAMLGVGLHMITGEVQWEAWASMIIGALLVFVAYQLAKESRGQIIGEAADPALRRAIREFLERQPEIDTVTTLLSMRLGTLSTLVAARVDLAAGLDSEEVEEVLVRLKKAVREQWPIADQVFLDVTEASPGDRERARHERRQLDAAVNGGPDPDGPEEPDERNRAEEPDTAEREP; from the coding sequence TTGTCCCGGCACGCTGAGAGTGCGCATCACTCCACCGGTCGACACGCCACCGGCCGTCCGGACGAGGACGGGACCGGCGACGAGGCCGGAAACGGGAACGGGGACAACGGCCAGGAGGACGCCCGGACCGCGGTCACCGTCTTCGTGGCGCTCGGCGCCAACCTGGTGATCGCCCTGGCCAAGCTGCTCGGCGGGCTGTTCACGGGCTCACCCGCGCTGCTCTCCGAGGCGGCGCACTCGGTGGCCGACAGCCTCAACGAGATCTTCCTGCTCGCCTCGCTCAAGCGCAGCAGACGCGCACCCGACAGCAAACACCCCTTCGGCTACGGCAAGGAGCGGTATTTCTGGTCCCTGCTCGCCGCCGTCGGGATCTTCGTCATGGGCGGCTGCTTCTCCGTCTTCCAGGGCATCGAGGCGCTGCGCTCGGACCACGCGGAGACCCGTACGGGCTATGTCGTCGGCCTCATCGTGCTGGCCGTCGCGCTGATCGCGGAGGGCTCCTCGCTGGTCCGCGCCCTGCTGCAGGTCCGCGGCCGGGCACGGCAGGCCGGCCACGGCATGCGGAAGGCGATCCGCTCGGCCGACGACCCCGCGCTGCGGACGGTGCTGGCCGAGGACTCGACCGCCTGCTTCGGTGTGGTGGTCGCCATGCTCGGCGTGGGACTTCACATGATCACCGGCGAGGTGCAGTGGGAGGCCTGGGCCTCGATGATCATTGGCGCGCTGCTGGTGTTCGTCGCCTATCAGCTCGCCAAGGAGTCACGCGGCCAGATCATCGGTGAGGCCGCCGACCCGGCCCTGCGGCGGGCCATCCGCGAGTTCCTGGAGCGGCAGCCGGAGATCGACACCGTGACCACCCTGCTGTCGATGCGGCTGGGGACGCTGTCGACGCTGGTCGCGGCCCGTGTCGACCTCGCCGCCGGGCTGGACAGCGAAGAGGTCGAGGAGGTCCTGGTACGCCTGAAGAAGGCCGTCCGGGAGCAATGGCCGATCGCCGACCAGGTCTTCCTGGACGTCACCGAAGCCTCCCCCGGGGACCGGGAACGGGCCCGGCACGAACGGCGGCAACTCGACGCGGCGGTGAACGGCGGACCCGATCCGGACGGGCCCGAGGAGCCCGATGAGCGGAACAGGGCAGAGGAGCCGGACACGGCGGAGCGGGAGCCGTGA
- the ligD gene encoding non-homologous end-joining DNA ligase produces MNASGSGSGSGSGSDTATDTVRAGRRTVEIHRPDKVLFPDDGLTKADVVGYYRRVAASMVPQLRGRPLMLERLPEGLGGPQFMQKDTPEHYPDWIRRARVAKEGGSVTHTVCDDKATLLFLADQACLTFHRWLSRADRPHHPDRLVFDLDPPGPDFEAVREAARRLCALLDELDLPFLLMTTGSKGLHVTVPLDGAGDFDAVRGFAQEVAQVLAERHPDRLTTAVRKKSRGDRLYLDVQRNAYAQTAVAPWSLRPKAGAPVAVPISRKQLDDPQLGAQSWSLKEVSAVLEQAASRPWSGVPARGRALGPARRRLEGLR; encoded by the coding sequence ATGAATGCCTCAGGCAGTGGCAGTGGCAGTGGCAGTGGCAGCGACACGGCTACGGACACGGTGCGCGCGGGCCGCCGGACGGTGGAGATCCACCGGCCGGACAAGGTGCTGTTCCCCGACGACGGCCTGACCAAGGCCGATGTCGTCGGCTACTACCGCCGGGTGGCCGCATCGATGGTTCCGCAGTTGCGGGGGCGGCCGTTGATGCTGGAGCGGCTTCCGGAGGGACTGGGCGGCCCGCAGTTCATGCAGAAGGACACCCCGGAGCACTATCCCGACTGGATCCGGCGGGCACGGGTCGCCAAGGAGGGCGGGTCCGTCACCCACACCGTCTGCGACGACAAGGCGACCCTCCTCTTCCTCGCCGACCAGGCATGTCTCACGTTCCACCGCTGGCTGTCGCGCGCCGACCGGCCCCACCACCCGGACCGGCTGGTCTTCGACCTCGACCCGCCCGGTCCGGACTTCGAGGCCGTCCGGGAGGCCGCCCGGCGGCTCTGTGCCCTGCTCGACGAGCTCGATCTCCCGTTCCTCCTGATGACCACCGGGTCGAAGGGGCTGCATGTCACCGTCCCGCTGGACGGCGCGGGCGACTTCGACGCGGTACGCGGCTTCGCCCAGGAGGTGGCGCAGGTGCTGGCAGAGCGTCACCCGGACCGGCTCACCACCGCCGTGCGCAAGAAGTCGCGCGGCGACCGGCTCTACCTCGATGTGCAGCGCAACGCCTATGCGCAGACCGCCGTCGCCCCCTGGTCGCTGCGCCCCAAAGCGGGTGCGCCGGTCGCCGTGCCGATCAGCCGGAAACAGCTCGACGACCCGCAACTCGGCGCGCAGAGCTGGTCGTTGAAGGAGGTGTCCGCTGTGCTGGAGCAGGCGGCCTCGCGGCCGTGGTCCGGGGTGCCGGCCCGCGGGCGGGCGCTGGGTCCGGCACGACGGCGGCTGGAGGGGCTGCGGTGA
- a CDS encoding SDR family NAD(P)-dependent oxidoreductase, with amino-acid sequence MTGRLQGKVALITGATGGIGAATAALFAREGARLVLTDVDRRPLAELGERIEKHGGEVVTAVLDVTSAQAWDTVITTVHRHFGRLDVLVNIAGIVDWPGIEDTDETSWDRVIDVNQKGTWLGMKAAMPLLRASGNGSVINTSSVLGLVGGGGAAAYTASKGAVRLLTKTAAVEYARENVRVNSVHPGVIATPMIRALLDEQGDRQPDIVRTPMARAGRADEVAPAMLFLASDESSFVTGSEVVVDGGLTAH; translated from the coding sequence ATGACCGGACGCCTGCAGGGCAAGGTCGCACTGATCACCGGAGCGACCGGAGGCATCGGAGCGGCCACCGCCGCACTCTTCGCACGGGAGGGGGCGCGCCTGGTCCTCACGGACGTGGATCGCCGGCCGCTCGCGGAGCTGGGGGAACGGATCGAGAAGCACGGCGGCGAGGTGGTCACCGCCGTGCTCGACGTCACGTCGGCCCAGGCCTGGGACACCGTGATCACCACCGTGCACCGGCACTTCGGCCGCCTCGACGTCCTCGTCAACATCGCGGGCATCGTGGACTGGCCCGGTATCGAGGACACCGACGAGACGTCCTGGGACCGTGTCATCGACGTGAACCAGAAGGGCACCTGGCTCGGCATGAAGGCCGCCATGCCGCTCCTGCGGGCGAGCGGCAACGGATCGGTGATCAACACCTCGTCGGTGCTGGGCCTGGTGGGCGGCGGCGGGGCTGCCGCCTACACGGCGTCCAAGGGCGCCGTCCGTCTGCTGACGAAGACCGCCGCGGTGGAGTACGCCCGTGAGAACGTCCGGGTCAACTCCGTGCACCCGGGGGTGATCGCCACCCCGATGATCCGGGCGCTGCTGGACGAGCAGGGCGACCGGCAGCCGGACATCGTGCGCACCCCCATGGCCCGCGCGGGCCGGGCGGACGAGGTCGCACCCGCGATGCTCTTCCTCGCGAGTGACGAGTCCTCCTTCGTCACCGGCTCCGAGGTCGTCGTCGACGGCGGGCTCACCGCCCACTGA
- a CDS encoding SDR family NAD(P)-dependent oxidoreductase: MSQQSNPEVTPGDGVRGAVAVVTGAARGVGRATVAWLHARGALVVAEDIRPEVARLATEFDGVATVVGDVALEETAVRAVRTARERFGGLDILVNNAGRTLNKPFTETTAEDWDGVMAVNARGPFLHAREAFRVMRAGGGGTIVNVGSYTCTVALPEGSAYTASKGALAQLTKVIALEGGPHGIRANAVAPGVIETDLLDGFRDDSRAYLRSFADAHPLKRVAQPEEIAEVIGFLASARSSFMTGAVVAADGGFTAA; this comes from the coding sequence ATGAGTCAGCAGAGCAACCCGGAGGTCACACCGGGAGACGGAGTGCGGGGAGCGGTTGCCGTGGTCACCGGCGCCGCACGGGGCGTGGGCCGGGCGACCGTGGCGTGGCTGCACGCCCGCGGGGCGCTGGTGGTGGCCGAGGACATCCGCCCCGAAGTGGCACGCCTGGCCACCGAGTTCGACGGGGTCGCCACCGTGGTCGGGGACGTGGCGCTGGAGGAGACCGCGGTACGCGCGGTGCGCACGGCGCGGGAGCGTTTCGGCGGGCTGGACATCCTCGTCAACAATGCCGGGCGGACCCTGAACAAGCCGTTCACCGAGACCACCGCCGAGGACTGGGACGGCGTGATGGCCGTCAACGCCCGCGGGCCGTTCCTGCACGCCCGGGAGGCCTTTCGCGTCATGCGGGCGGGTGGTGGCGGCACGATCGTCAACGTCGGCTCCTACACCTGCACCGTCGCGCTCCCCGAGGGCTCGGCCTACACCGCGTCGAAGGGTGCCCTGGCGCAGCTGACGAAGGTCATCGCGCTGGAGGGCGGCCCGCACGGGATCCGGGCCAACGCGGTGGCGCCCGGGGTGATCGAGACGGACCTGCTCGACGGTTTCCGCGACGACAGCCGCGCGTACCTGCGCTCCTTCGCCGACGCGCACCCCCTGAAACGGGTGGCCCAGCCCGAGGAGATCGCCGAGGTGATCGGCTTCCTCGCCTCCGCCCGCTCCAGCTTCATGACCGGCGCCGTCGTGGCCGCAGACGGCGGCTTCACCGCCGCCTGA
- a CDS encoding helix-turn-helix transcriptional regulator, with protein sequence MADNDLGDFLRARRAGVQPQDVGMASYGVRRVSGLRREEVAVLAGVNADYYTRLEQGRERHPSPQVLDALGRALCLDADARTHLFRLAGTVPDDHFAHTVEKVSSTLSQLMDGFPNTPAFVINRTLDILAANALAGALYSPFEPADNLARMTFLNPAARHFYTQWNWTAQATVANLRQASGLAPDSPRLRELLATLTEQSPEFSRLWNTHSVRGKTRDAKHLLHPDVGPLTLTYQAFDVRDAPGQQLIVYQAEPESPTAQALSLLGSLHATRKQPAPHPQP encoded by the coding sequence ATGGCTGACAACGACCTGGGAGATTTCCTGCGCGCACGCCGGGCGGGCGTGCAGCCGCAGGACGTCGGCATGGCGAGCTACGGCGTCCGCAGAGTCAGCGGACTGCGCCGTGAGGAGGTCGCCGTCCTGGCCGGCGTGAACGCGGACTACTACACCCGCCTGGAACAGGGCCGCGAGCGCCACCCCTCACCGCAGGTGCTCGATGCCCTCGGCCGCGCCCTGTGCCTCGACGCGGACGCCAGGACGCATCTGTTCCGGCTGGCCGGGACCGTCCCCGACGACCACTTCGCCCACACCGTGGAGAAGGTCAGCAGCACGCTGAGCCAACTGATGGACGGCTTTCCGAACACCCCGGCGTTCGTGATCAACCGGACCCTGGACATCCTCGCCGCCAACGCCCTGGCCGGTGCCCTGTATTCACCCTTCGAGCCCGCCGACAACCTGGCCCGGATGACCTTCCTCAACCCCGCGGCCCGGCACTTCTACACCCAGTGGAACTGGACCGCCCAGGCGACCGTGGCCAACCTGCGCCAGGCGTCCGGTCTCGCACCGGACAGCCCGCGGCTGCGTGAACTCCTCGCCACCCTCACCGAACAGAGCCCGGAGTTCAGCCGCCTGTGGAACACCCACAGCGTGCGCGGCAAGACCCGCGACGCCAAACATCTCCTCCATCCGGACGTCGGCCCCCTGACCCTCACCTACCAGGCCTTCGACGTCCGTGACGCCCCCGGGCAGCAACTCATCGTCTACCAGGCCGAACCCGAGAGCCCCACCGCCCAGGCGCTCAGCCTGCTCGGCTCCCTCCACGCCACCCGCAAGCAACCGGCCCCGCACCCCCAGCCGTAG
- a CDS encoding helix-turn-helix transcriptional regulator: protein MQRQPDQRQELGAFLRSRRERLTPDEVGLPSTGRRRTPGLRREELALLAGISATWYTYLEQGRDIRASDQVLDALASVLRLDGYERGHLFRLAGHAPADDADEPEPLAAEAAAVPLLLQPHPAYIIGGTYDVLSHNQAAGELFPHLTEATADRPANFARWVFLEPAARDVLVDWEPDARGLLARLRTLAGRHPGDPRYTRLIDELKAGSPEVRAWWPRYDVQARQGGRKRLRHPRRGTVEYVYTAFHLAGAPDQTLVIYSDDRETAG, encoded by the coding sequence ATGCAGAGGCAGCCGGACCAACGCCAGGAATTGGGCGCATTTCTGCGCAGTCGCAGGGAGCGGCTCACCCCCGACGAGGTCGGCCTGCCGTCCACCGGCCGGCGCCGGACGCCGGGCCTGCGCCGGGAGGAACTCGCCCTGCTCGCCGGGATCAGCGCGACGTGGTACACGTACCTGGAGCAGGGCCGGGACATCCGCGCCTCGGACCAGGTGCTCGACGCCCTCGCCTCGGTGCTGCGACTCGACGGGTACGAGCGCGGCCATCTCTTCCGGCTCGCCGGTCACGCACCCGCGGACGACGCCGACGAGCCCGAGCCGCTCGCTGCCGAGGCGGCGGCCGTCCCCCTCCTGCTCCAGCCGCACCCGGCGTACATCATCGGCGGCACCTACGACGTGCTCAGCCACAACCAGGCGGCCGGTGAACTCTTCCCGCACCTCACCGAGGCGACGGCGGACCGGCCGGCGAACTTCGCCCGCTGGGTCTTCCTGGAGCCCGCGGCCCGGGACGTGCTGGTCGACTGGGAGCCCGACGCCCGCGGCCTCCTCGCCCGGCTGCGGACGCTGGCCGGGCGCCACCCGGGCGACCCCCGCTACACCCGGCTCATCGACGAGCTGAAGGCGGGCAGCCCGGAAGTGCGCGCATGGTGGCCGCGGTACGACGTGCAGGCCCGGCAGGGCGGACGCAAGCGGCTCCGGCACCCGCGCCGCGGGACGGTCGAATACGTCTACACCGCGTTCCACCTCGCCGGAGCGCCGGACCAGACGCTGGTGATCTACTCCGACGACCGCGAAACGGCCGGGTGA
- a CDS encoding SDR family oxidoreductase, with amino-acid sequence MSGIDGKVVAITGAGSGIGEATALLLARRGARLVLGARRSERLADLVARIEESGGTAVQARTDVTRRDDLHALVALAGERFGRLDVLVANAGVGTISPLDDLRVDEWDQMVDVNLKGVLHGIGAALPVFRAQGTGHFITTASTAAFRIVPSMAVYAATKFAVRTLCEGLRQEAGDSLRVTTVSPGAVRTDFADASTNPQVRAQISEMRDRIAIPPEAIARAIAFAIEQPATVDVNEIVVRPTAQG; translated from the coding sequence ATGTCGGGAATCGACGGCAAGGTCGTGGCGATCACGGGAGCCGGCAGCGGCATCGGCGAGGCGACCGCACTGCTGCTGGCCCGGCGGGGCGCGCGGCTCGTCCTCGGCGCGCGCCGGTCCGAGCGCCTCGCGGATCTGGTGGCGCGGATCGAGGAGTCGGGCGGCACGGCCGTACAGGCCCGCACGGACGTGACCCGACGGGACGACCTGCACGCCCTGGTCGCCCTGGCCGGCGAGCGGTTCGGCCGGCTCGACGTGCTGGTCGCCAATGCCGGGGTCGGGACGATCTCGCCGCTCGACGATCTGCGCGTCGACGAGTGGGACCAGATGGTCGACGTCAACCTCAAGGGCGTGCTGCACGGCATCGGCGCCGCGCTGCCGGTCTTCCGGGCGCAGGGCACGGGCCACTTCATCACCACCGCCTCCACGGCCGCGTTCCGCATCGTGCCGTCCATGGCGGTCTACGCCGCTACGAAGTTCGCGGTCCGCACCCTCTGCGAAGGCCTGCGCCAGGAGGCCGGCGACTCCCTGCGGGTGACCACCGTCTCGCCCGGCGCGGTCCGCACCGACTTCGCTGACGCATCAACGAATCCGCAGGTCAGAGCGCAGATATCGGAAATGCGGGACCGGATCGCGATCCCGCCCGAGGCGATCGCCCGAGCCATCGCCTTCGCCATCGAGCAGCCCGCGACCGTCGATGTGAACGAGATCGTCGTCCGGCCCACCGCCCAGGGCTGA